ACTCGCCCACGATGCGCCCCCGGAACATCACCACCACGCGATCGCACACGGTGAACAGCTCACTCAGGTCCTCGGAAATGAGGAGCACCCCCTTGCCTTGGTCCTTCGCCGCCAGAAACGCCTGACGGACGGCGTTGGCGCTTCGCACGTCCAACCCCCGGGTGGGGTACAGCCCCACCACCAGGTGGAAGGAGCGCCCCAGCTCCCGGGCCAGGACCAGCCGCTGGAGGTTCCCTCCGGAGAGGTTCGCGGCGCGGGCCCTGTCCGGGAGGGGGTCAATCCCCAAGCGGGAAAAGCCCTCCTGGAGGAACCCCCGGGCCCTCGACCAATCCAGGCTCAACCCTCCCCAGCGGCTGAACTGCCTCGGGTCCATGAGGACGAGGTTCTCCAGGGTCGAGAACCACGGGACGACCGCCATGGCCAGCGGGTCCTCGGGGATGAACGCCAACCCCCGGCGCACAAGCCTCCCGGTGGGCCACCCGGTGACGTCCCGGCCCAGGAACAGCTTCCGCCCGTGGGTGATGCGGACCAGACCGAGGATCGCGTCCCCCAGCTCCCGCTGCCCGTTCCCCGACACCCCGGCCACGCCCACGATCTCCCCCGCCCGCACGGAAAGGTTCACCCCGTCCAGGGCGGGGGCCATGCCCACCGGCCACGTGCTCACACCCCGCAGCTCGAGGATCGCCTCCCCAGGGGGCGGCCCGCCCCCGCGACGCGTCACGTCGGCAAGGCGCTCCCCAAACATCAGGTTCACCAGGCCCTCCTCGGTGACGTCGGCCGCGGGAACCGTGTCCACCACCCGCCCCCGCCGCATCACGGTGATCCGGTCCGCGCACGCCCGGGCCTCGCGGAGCTTGTGGGTGATGAAGATCAGCGCATACCCCCCCTCGCGCAGGCTGGCGAACGTCCTGAACAGGGCCTCGACCTCATGGGGCACGAGGACCTTCGTGGGTTCATCGAACACCAGGACCCGTGCCTGGGAGAGGAGG
This sequence is a window from Candidatus Acetothermia bacterium. Protein-coding genes within it:
- a CDS encoding ABC transporter ATP-binding protein, giving the protein MTDRRPVVRLSQITKRFPGVVANDGVSLEVYPGEVHGLLGENGAGKSTLVKILYGFYRADSGSVFLDEQPVSIRSPRDARRLGIGMVFQGFTLLPALTVAENVALFMTRVPAVLPPRRLRRAVVEASRRYHLELDPDVPVWQLSVGQQQRVELLKLLLSQARVLVFDEPTKVLVPHEVEALFRTFASLREGGYALIFITHKLREARACADRITVMRRGRVVDTVPAADVTEEGLVNLMFGERLADVTRRGGGPPPGEAILELRGVSTWPVGMAPALDGVNLSVRAGEIVGVAGVSGNGQRELGDAILGLVRITHGRKLFLGRDVTGWPTGRLVRRGLAFIPEDPLAMAVVPWFSTLENLVLMDPRQFSRWGGLSLDWSRARGFLQEGFSRLGIDPLPDRARAANLSGGNLQRLVLARELGRSFHLVVGLYPTRGLDVRSANAVRQAFLAAKDQGKGVLLISEDLSELFTVCDRVVVMFRGRIVGEFSPEEASLVEVGRAMTGAGVAHA